A window from Staphylococcus succinus encodes these proteins:
- a CDS encoding DUF4040 family protein translates to MSLVYLFSALLIIMILLLFTLTNHKLQQHAGQFVLIAPIISSIYFLWQIPRVMQGHFVTVKIPWLTLLDINIDFRVDGLSLFFSLLISLIGLAVFYYATQYLSKEHDNLPRFYIYLLLFMFSMIGVVTSNNTILMYVFWELTSVSSFLLIAYWYNKGESQFGAIQSFMITVFGGLALLAGFIMIYIVTGTNSISEIIEQSDKLAQSNLFIPIIIMILLGAFTKSAQFPFHIWLPKAMAAPTPVSAYLHSATMVKAGIFLLFRFTPVLGLSDFYIYCVTFVGLITMLFGAINATRQFDLKGILAYSTISQLGMIVSMVGLGGGFAQHPSGEASKVYGLILFAALFHLMNHALYKGALFMGVGIIDHETGTRDIRRLSGLRKVFPITHIVMLLSALSMAGIPFLNGFLSKEMFFESLVSTNELPQFNIILTIIITAIGVVASIFTLIYAVYMIKEVFWGDSQQADLPLKSPHEPFLFTLPSAIMMILLPVIFFIPNLFGESIILPALRSITIGENVDELAPHISQWHGFNLPLTLSAIVIIVGFIAALKIDWKKYANHIKVKSITEIYLGSYKHFEHYSGYSIRGLMNNRLNHYITLTLLIFIMIVTYGIIEAGFPKVHQIHVSEFGPLEVITLIVVFVLGIALTFIRQRLTMVILNGIIGYCVTIFFILMKAPDLALTQLVVETITTILFIVSFSRLPNVPRTKVHKKREAVKIVVSLMMAIIVVTLVFIAQQSDSMPTISTFYHDAYKLTGGKNIVNAILGDFRALDTLFEGLVLIIAGLGIYTLLNFKDRRGQDERE, encoded by the coding sequence ATGAGCTTAGTATATCTATTTAGTGCTTTGTTAATCATAATGATTTTATTATTATTTACGTTAACGAATCACAAGTTACAACAACATGCCGGGCAATTTGTATTGATAGCACCAATCATTTCATCAATATACTTTTTGTGGCAAATACCACGAGTTATGCAAGGACATTTTGTAACGGTTAAAATACCATGGCTTACGCTATTAGATATTAATATCGATTTTAGAGTTGATGGTTTAAGCTTATTTTTTAGTTTATTAATATCATTGATCGGTTTAGCAGTTTTTTATTATGCGACACAATATTTATCTAAAGAACATGATAACTTACCACGTTTTTATATCTACTTATTATTATTTATGTTCAGTATGATAGGTGTTGTAACTTCTAATAACACAATACTCATGTATGTATTTTGGGAATTAACAAGTGTATCTTCATTCTTACTTATCGCGTATTGGTACAACAAGGGAGAAAGTCAATTTGGCGCTATACAATCATTTATGATTACAGTATTTGGTGGTCTTGCTTTATTAGCTGGATTTATAATGATTTATATAGTGACAGGGACAAATTCAATTTCTGAAATAATAGAACAAAGTGATAAATTAGCACAAAGTAATTTATTTATTCCTATTATTATCATGATATTATTAGGGGCATTTACAAAATCTGCACAATTTCCATTTCATATATGGCTTCCTAAAGCCATGGCAGCACCGACACCGGTAAGTGCATACTTACATTCAGCTACAATGGTTAAAGCGGGTATTTTTTTACTATTCAGATTTACGCCAGTATTGGGATTGAGTGATTTCTACATATACTGTGTTACATTTGTTGGTTTAATAACAATGCTATTTGGTGCAATTAATGCTACTCGCCAGTTTGATTTGAAGGGTATATTAGCCTATTCTACAATTAGCCAATTAGGGATGATTGTATCAATGGTAGGTCTTGGTGGGGGATTTGCACAACATCCCTCTGGAGAAGCTTCTAAGGTCTATGGATTAATACTATTTGCAGCATTATTTCATCTTATGAATCACGCGCTCTATAAAGGTGCGTTATTTATGGGGGTCGGAATCATAGATCATGAAACAGGGACACGAGATATTCGGAGATTATCAGGGTTAAGAAAGGTATTTCCTATAACACATATTGTCATGTTGCTTTCTGCATTATCTATGGCGGGTATACCCTTCCTAAATGGATTTTTAAGTAAAGAAATGTTTTTTGAAAGTTTAGTAAGTACAAATGAATTACCACAGTTTAATATTATACTTACTATAATTATCACAGCGATTGGAGTAGTGGCGAGCATATTTACGTTGATTTATGCTGTTTATATGATTAAAGAAGTTTTCTGGGGGGATTCTCAGCAAGCAGATCTACCTTTAAAATCGCCACACGAACCCTTTTTATTCACACTACCTTCTGCAATTATGATGATTTTGTTGCCGGTGATTTTTTTCATACCAAATCTATTTGGAGAATCAATCATTTTACCGGCATTACGAAGTATCACAATTGGAGAAAATGTAGATGAATTAGCGCCACATATTTCACAATGGCACGGTTTCAATTTACCCTTAACATTAAGTGCTATCGTCATTATAGTTGGCTTTATAGCAGCCCTTAAAATAGATTGGAAAAAATATGCCAATCATATTAAAGTGAAATCAATTACGGAAATTTATTTAGGTTCATATAAACATTTTGAACATTATTCAGGATATAGTATTCGTGGATTGATGAATAACCGTTTAAATCACTACATCACGTTAACACTACTGATTTTTATAATGATTGTAACTTACGGCATCATTGAAGCAGGATTTCCAAAAGTGCATCAAATTCATGTAAGTGAGTTTGGACCATTGGAAGTAATTACCCTCATCGTTGTATTTGTTCTAGGAATAGCTTTAACATTTATTCGTCAACGTTTAACGATGGTTATACTGAATGGCATTATCGGTTATTGTGTAACTATTTTCTTCATATTAATGAAAGCACCTGATTTAGCACTGACACAACTGGTTGTAGAAACAATTACTACAATATTATTTATTGTCAGTTTTTCAAGATTGCCAAACGTACCACGTACAAAAGTACATAAGAAACGTGAAGCAGTGAAGATTGTTGTTTCACTGATGATGGCAATTATCGTTGTGACGCTTGTATTTATTGCACAGCAAAGTGATTCAATGCCTACGATATCAACATTTTATCACGATGCATATAAATTAACAGGTGGTAAAAATATAGTGAATGCGATACTTGGAGATTTTCGTGCTTTAGATACATTATTTGAAGGACTGGTACTTATAATTGCTGGTTTAGGTATTTATACATTACTTAACTTTAAAGATAGGAGGGGTCAAGATGAAAGAGAATGA
- a CDS encoding tyrosine-type recombinase/integrase → MNQVDPIRDIKEIRAMYEVLSRKSKRDYLLFKFAIHTGVKLSALLNLCVADVKGEHDDIKVYWLEDHAPSIYIKLPEALRQELSQFISQAQLMDDELLFQSNRTLKGLSRQQAYRIIHAAADELGMLHIGLTTLRKTFAYHAYQSGISISIIQKYLGHQTTFETMKFIGISTKASKTTIALSL, encoded by the coding sequence ATGAATCAAGTGGATCCAATTAGGGATATTAAAGAGATAAGAGCGATGTATGAAGTGTTAAGCCGTAAGTCTAAAAGAGATTATTTATTGTTTAAATTTGCTATACATACGGGTGTTAAGTTATCGGCGTTATTAAACCTTTGTGTAGCAGATGTTAAAGGAGAACATGATGATATAAAGGTGTATTGGTTAGAAGACCATGCGCCGAGTATTTATATAAAATTACCTGAAGCATTACGACAAGAATTATCACAATTTATTTCACAAGCACAATTGATGGATGATGAATTATTATTTCAATCGAATCGCACATTGAAAGGGCTCTCAAGACAGCAAGCCTATCGGATTATTCATGCTGCGGCAGATGAGTTAGGTATGCTACACATAGGGCTAACAACATTAAGGAAGACGTTTGCATATCATGCTTATCAGTCTGGCATTTCAATTTCAATTATTCAAAAATACCTTGGACACCAGACGACATTCGAAACGATGAAATTTATTGGTATTTCAACAAAAGCGAGTAAAACAACCATCGCTTTGAGTTTATAA